The Candidatus Hydrogenedentota bacterium region CTTACGTACTCCCATTCTCAATTCTCTTGACCTTCGCGGGAGTCTCCAGCGCCCAACAACTCACCACGGAGCTTGTTGCCTCAGGGTTCAACAACCCGCTCTTCCTGACTTCTCCCCCAAATGACACACATCGGCTCTTCGTTGTCGAGCAGAATACAGCGCGTATTCGTATCATCAAGGATGGCACCGTACTCTCGACACCTTTCCTCGACATCAACTCGCTTGTATCGAGTGGAGGTGAGCGCGGCCTTCTTGGACTCGCATTCCACCCCAACTACGCGTCCAACGGCTACTTCTACGTGAACTACACCGACAACAGCGGCAACACCGTTGTGCAGCGATTCACAGCCTCCGCCAATCCAGACATCGCCGACAGCGGCAGCGGACAGATCCTCTTTACGCTTACACAACCCTATTCCAACCACAACGGCGGCATGATGGCGTTCGGTCCAAACGACGGCTACCTCTACATCGCCACCGGTGACGGCGGCAGTTCCAACGATCCAGATAACCGGGCTCAAAACCTGTCCGATCCTATGGGGAAGATTCTCCGAATCGATGTCGACTCGGGCAGTCCCTACGCAATTCCGCCCTCGAACCCCTTCGTCTCCACCGTAGGTGCAGATGACCGCATCTGGGCATACGGGCTGCGCAATCCCTGGCGCTTCAGTTTCGACAGCCTGACCGGGGATTTCTATATTGCCGACGTGGGACAAGGCGCCCGTGAAGAGATCGATTTCCAGCCTGCATCCAGCCCCGGCGGAGAAAACTACGGGTGGAAGGTCGCCGAAGGTTTCGCGTGCCGAGGTGGTTCGGGAACCTGTGGCACCGATCCCGGTTTTACTCCCCCATTCTTCGATTACACGCATTCCGACGGACATTCGATCACCGGCGGCTATGTCTATCGAGGCAGCCGCATCGCTGGCCTTCAGGGAACCTACTTCTTTGCCGACTTTAGTTTCTCCCGGATATGGTCCCTGCGCTACGACGGCGCCAACGTCTCTCAGTTTCAGGAACGCACTTCCGAACTTGACCCTCCAGGCGCGTCGCAAATCAGCTTCATCGCTTCATTTGGAGAGGATGCGAACGGAGAGCTTTACGTGATGGATTACGGCGACGGAGAAATCTATCGCATCATCGCCATTGACGAAGACGAGGACGGCCTGACCAACGAGCAAGAACTGCTCCTGGGCACCGACCCGAACAATGCAGATACGGACAACGACGCCCTTTCCGATGGGGCGGAACTTAACACCTACTCAACCGATCCTCTGGATCCCGACTCCGATGCAGATGGCGCGCCCGACGGCCCCGAAGTGTCTCTTGGCACAGACCCCAACAACGGATCGGAGTTCCCGGCGCTTTCTGCGGAATCCACCTGGGCATTGCTGACGCTTCTGATCATCGTGATGGTCTCGGGCACGGTAGCCATGCGCGGATTCAAACGATATCGCACAAGCGCTCTCTGACACCTCGGCGGACAGTTGCGACCCTTCACTCGCTGTCCCTGGAACTTATAGGCCGCCCCCAAACAATCCAAGGATGGCGTTCAGAATCTGCTGAAACAGTGCTATCAGAACCGCGAAGATGCCCCCGAATCCTCCGCCTTGTGGCGCAGGCTTCACGATATTCAACTTCACGCGCGCGACGTTATTGCTCTCATTTTTCTCAAGCACGTGATCGTGCGGGTCCGCCTCGGACTCCAGCCAATACGTCCCGTCAGGCACGTTGGTAATGTCAATCCATTGGTCCGGCAGATTCTTCGTGTAGACGTCTTGGTACCCCACAGAGATACCCTGCAACTGAGTGGAGCACTCGACGAAGAATGGCTGTGCGGGCACATTCGGCAATGACCCGTCGAAGACTTCGGTGTCGCGCAAACAGAAGCTCGTCTTGCCGCCTTCTGCCACAATGTCACCCACGCCATCACCTGGCAACACCGCGCGCAGCCGGTACGCCGCCCAATCGTCCACGTGCGTGTGATTGTGTGTCGGGTGGTAAATAAACTCGCCTGCGGGCCTGTCGTAATATGAATCGTCGGAGCGGAACACGCGCTGGTCAACCAACTGTGTTTCCGAATCTGGGAGAGGCGTTTCCCCAATCATGTACAGCGGCCCATCGCCGATATTTGGCGTCCCGTTCGCAAAGCGCAGATGCACATGACCAGGTTCTATGTTGGTCACGATACTGTGGTCATTCAACAAGTCGGGATCCACAATGATGTCAGGCAACAGATCCGCTACCGGTACGCCCCCATAGGCTATTCCCGCTACTCCAAGCCAGACACAGACTGTCCACGCAGACCAATGCCGTCTCATTTCATGTACTCCTTGCAACAAATAGGACACATCAAGACCAACCTACCACTATTCTGAGTCATTGAAACACCTCGGTCAAGGCAAATAGTTCTG contains the following coding sequences:
- a CDS encoding PQQ-dependent sugar dehydrogenase; its protein translation is MKTVKSAIRVHALPYVLPFSILLTFAGVSSAQQLTTELVASGFNNPLFLTSPPNDTHRLFVVEQNTARIRIIKDGTVLSTPFLDINSLVSSGGERGLLGLAFHPNYASNGYFYVNYTDNSGNTVVQRFTASANPDIADSGSGQILFTLTQPYSNHNGGMMAFGPNDGYLYIATGDGGSSNDPDNRAQNLSDPMGKILRIDVDSGSPYAIPPSNPFVSTVGADDRIWAYGLRNPWRFSFDSLTGDFYIADVGQGAREEIDFQPASSPGGENYGWKVAEGFACRGGSGTCGTDPGFTPPFFDYTHSDGHSITGGYVYRGSRIAGLQGTYFFADFSFSRIWSLRYDGANVSQFQERTSELDPPGASQISFIASFGEDANGELYVMDYGDGEIYRIIAIDEDEDGLTNEQELLLGTDPNNADTDNDALSDGAELNTYSTDPLDPDSDADGAPDGPEVSLGTDPNNGSEFPALSAESTWALLTLLIIVMVSGTVAMRGFKRYRTSAL